From one Hyphomicrobiales bacterium genomic stretch:
- a CDS encoding OmpA family protein, translated as MTIASAHRHARCVAMAGAAMLMALAATHVTSPALAAESTIDRINRFILDLAPPASERYNDPEYRKGVRRVVLPDGRVIHIDTNAEVQLSVNFAFNSFQLTEESRSMLSDLGAALNSSTLIANDYFIGGHTDAKGSNAYNLGLSRQRAAGVQSYLVGPASVSQQRLVAVGFGEEYLAQPSLPNAAVNRRVNVSLIVANFTYEAPTMVVPDGGLVAPVAGGYSQGSTSEEALPGSNAASTPSAPPPASGGNAEETGVSVPSTAANEGSAGTTAPQQSETVTAPPAASQPQQQPQQSETVATPPASSQPQQPQQTETVAAPPATTQQPQPQQSETAATPPASSTPQQPAASAPAVGSPTGNADNTTNSLINN; from the coding sequence ATGACTATCGCATCGGCACATCGCCACGCTCGCTGCGTCGCCATGGCGGGAGCGGCCATGCTGATGGCCCTCGCCGCAACGCACGTGACGAGCCCCGCACTGGCGGCAGAATCCACGATCGATCGAATCAATCGATTCATCCTCGATCTCGCGCCCCCGGCGAGCGAGCGCTACAACGATCCCGAGTACCGCAAGGGCGTCCGACGCGTCGTCCTGCCGGATGGACGGGTGATCCACATCGACACCAACGCCGAGGTGCAGCTCTCGGTGAATTTCGCGTTCAACAGCTTTCAATTGACGGAAGAGTCGCGGTCGATGCTGAGTGACCTCGGCGCGGCGCTCAACTCCTCCACGCTCATCGCGAACGACTACTTCATCGGTGGCCACACCGACGCGAAGGGCTCCAACGCCTACAACCTCGGTCTCTCCAGACAGCGGGCCGCGGGCGTACAGTCGTATCTCGTCGGGCCAGCGAGTGTCTCGCAGCAGCGGCTGGTCGCGGTCGGGTTCGGCGAGGAGTACCTCGCGCAGCCCTCGCTGCCCAACGCTGCGGTCAATCGCCGCGTCAATGTCTCGCTGATCGTGGCCAACTTCACCTACGAGGCGCCCACGATGGTGGTGCCCGATGGCGGACTGGTGGCCCCGGTCGCGGGCGGCTACAGCCAAGGTTCGACGAGCGAGGAAGCATTGCCAGGCAGCAATGCCGCCAGCACACCCAGCGCACCGCCGCCGGCGAGCGGGGGAAATGCCGAGGAGACCGGCGTCAGCGTACCGAGCACGGCCGCCAACGAGGGCAGCGCGGGAACAACGGCGCCGCAACAGAGCGAGACCGTGACGGCGCCACCGGCCGCGTCCCAGCCGCAGCAGCAGCCGCAACAGAGCGAGACCGTTGCAACCCCACCGGCCTCCTCGCAACCACAGCAGCCGCAGCAGACCGAGACCGTCGCAGCGCCGCCGGCAACCACGCAGCAGCCGCAACCGCAGCAGAGCGAGACCGCCGCAACGCCGCCGGCCTCCTCGACGCCGCAGCAGCCCGCCGCCAGCGCGCCCGCCGTCGGCTCACCCACGGGCAATGCGGACAACACCACCAACTCGCTCATCAACAATTGA
- a CDS encoding ring-cleaving dioxygenase: MSHPVSGLHHVTAIASDAQANVDFHCGVLGQRLVKPTVNFDDPGTYHLYYGDTVGTPGSLTTFFPYPGARRGRIGRSQAVATHLGVPVGSLEFWWERLARSGVASPTRSEFLGHPRLEFADPDGLAMILEETDDRLANGDPWTGGDVGLKHAILGLGGVTLAPRTEGGVEGILMELLGFHPVGEERIDGRLVRRFHATGALPAGALTGSVDVVTGAIDAGTAGAGTVHHVAFGVAGLGEQEAVRRAIVDSGLEVTPAIDRNYFTSIYFRTPGGILFEVATSTPGFLVDETRECLGTDLKLPHQHEPMRAEIEARLARLSVR, encoded by the coding sequence AGCCAACGTCGATTTCCATTGCGGCGTGCTCGGCCAGCGGCTGGTCAAACCGACGGTCAACTTCGACGACCCGGGAACCTATCACCTCTATTACGGCGATACGGTCGGAACGCCGGGCTCGCTCACGACTTTTTTTCCCTACCCTGGCGCCCGCCGAGGACGGATCGGCCGCAGCCAAGCCGTGGCGACGCATCTCGGCGTGCCGGTCGGAAGCCTCGAATTCTGGTGGGAGCGCCTCGCGCGCTCGGGCGTCGCAAGCCCCACCCGATCCGAATTCCTCGGGCACCCGCGCCTCGAGTTCGCCGACCCGGACGGGCTCGCCATGATCCTCGAGGAAACCGACGACCGCCTCGCGAACGGCGATCCCTGGACCGGCGGCGACGTCGGGCTAAAGCATGCGATCCTCGGCCTCGGTGGCGTTACGCTGGCGCCCCGGACAGAGGGAGGTGTCGAAGGCATCCTCATGGAATTGCTCGGCTTTCATCCGGTCGGCGAGGAGCGCATCGACGGGCGTCTGGTACGCCGCTTTCATGCAACCGGCGCCTTGCCGGCGGGCGCCCTTACCGGTTCGGTCGATGTCGTGACCGGTGCGATCGATGCCGGGACCGCGGGAGCGGGCACGGTCCATCATGTGGCATTCGGCGTTGCGGGGCTCGGCGAGCAGGAGGCCGTTCGCAGGGCGATCGTCGACAGCGGTCTCGAAGTAACGCCCGCGATCGACCGCAACTACTTCACGTCGATTTATTTCCGCACACCAGGCGGCATCCTCTTCGAGGTCGCCACGTCGACACCGGGGTTCCTCGTGGACGAAACACGCGAGTGCCTCGGGACAGACCTCAAATTGCCGCACCAGCACGAGCCGATGCGGGCTGAGATCGAGGCCAGGCTCGCCCGACTGTCGGTGCGGTGA